The Prunus persica cultivar Lovell chromosome G7, Prunus_persica_NCBIv2, whole genome shotgun sequence genome has a segment encoding these proteins:
- the LOC18770977 gene encoding 60S acidic ribosomal protein P2B isoform X2, with translation MKVVAAYLLAVLGGNTTPSAEDLKDILGSVGAETDDDRIQLLLSEVKGKDITELIASGREKLASVPSGGGAVAVAAPGAGAGAAAPAAAEPKKEEKVEEKEDTDDDMGFSLFD, from the exons ATGAAGGTTGTTGCAGCATACTTGTTGGCTGTGTTGGGGGGCAATACCACCCCTTCTGCCGAAGATCTCAAGGACATCCTTGGCTCTG TTGGAGCTGAGACTGATGATGATAGGATTCAGCTTCTTCTTTCGGAAGTGAAGGGTAAGGACATTACAGAGCTTATTGCTTCTGGAAGGGAGAAGTTGGCCTCTGTACCATCTGGTGGTGGTGCTGTTGCAGTGGCTGCACCTGGTGCTGGTGCTGGTGCCGCTGCTCCTGCTGCAGCTGAgccaaagaaagaagagaaggttGAGGAGAAAGAGGATACCGATGAT GATATGGGCTTCAGTCTCTTTGACTAG
- the LOC18770977 gene encoding 60S acidic ribosomal protein P2B isoform X1 yields the protein MKVVAAYLLAVLGGNTTPSAEDLKDILGSVGAETDDDRIQLLLSEVKGKDITELIASGREKLASVPSGGGAVAVAAPGAGAGAAAPAAAEPKKEEKVEEKEDTDDDMGIAVPSVNEC from the exons ATGAAGGTTGTTGCAGCATACTTGTTGGCTGTGTTGGGGGGCAATACCACCCCTTCTGCCGAAGATCTCAAGGACATCCTTGGCTCTG TTGGAGCTGAGACTGATGATGATAGGATTCAGCTTCTTCTTTCGGAAGTGAAGGGTAAGGACATTACAGAGCTTATTGCTTCTGGAAGGGAGAAGTTGGCCTCTGTACCATCTGGTGGTGGTGCTGTTGCAGTGGCTGCACCTGGTGCTGGTGCTGGTGCCGCTGCTCCTGCTGCAGCTGAgccaaagaaagaagagaaggttGAGGAGAAAGAGGATACCGATGAT GATATGGGTATTGCAGTACCATCTGTTAATGAGTGCTGA
- the LOC18769025 gene encoding UPF0481 protein At3g47200 produces MGEMENHGITVLGSSSSEEDQDDLKNYEESVAAMRKRLNEQREEIQTRRSGRKSPVCIYRVPPSLNGISPTPETIEPEMVSIGPYHRGKDELLEFESYKLQFLNLLLSRETNGRRHDLLSEYYKAMKKLEESTRSCYSESIPMSSPDFVEMMVLDGCFIIELFRRMSADEDDHPILTRLWLIPILTRDLLKLQNQLPFFVLEKLFEISNFRTEHSLTLLALEFFNHTLPRPSEVLKRASKLRGAKHLLDLFHLSFLPPIPHEPPRKKSIFQRTSDVLSEATFKTLIWFCMLFISSTPHDDHDADQNYRPSSESIQCTTQLRPSGIKFRPLKAAESFLDINFRNGVLQIPPITINDLTIAVFINCMAFERCHQYTSQLFTTYIAFMSCLINSTRDVTLLCADGIITSFSQNDQNVAELFTKLGEKVVFNIRKCYLSTQFRDVEAYYSSHWATFMRTYFSKPWSFISVFSAFILLVLTGAQTAMAILSYINRRS; encoded by the coding sequence atgGGGGAAATGGAGAATCATGGTATCACAGTATTAGGGTCAAGTAGCAGTGAGGAAGATCAAGATGACCTGAAGAATTACGAAGAATCTGTAGCAGCTATGCGAAAGCGCCTAAACGAGCAGAGAGAAGAAATTCAGACAAGAAGAAGTGGTAGAAAAAGCCCGGTATGCATATATAGAGTTCCTCCCAGCCTCAATGGAATCAGTCCTACTCCAGAAACCATTGAGCCTGAAATGGTTTCCATTGGACCTTACCACCGCGGCAAGGACGAGTTACTCGAATTTGAAAGTTACAAATTGCAGTTTCTTAATTTGCTCCTTTCTCGAGAAACGAACGGAAGAAGGCATGATCTGCTGTCAGAATACTATAAAGCCATGAAAAAGTTGGAGGAGAGCACGAGAAGCTGCTATTCTGAGTCGATCCCCATGTCAAGCCCTGACTTTGTTGAAATGATGGTGCTTGATGGGTGCTTTATCATTGAGCTTTTTCGACGTATGAGTGCGGATGAAGATGATCACCCCATCTTAACAAGGCTATGGTTGATTCCAATTCTTACTAGAGACCTCCTCAAGCTTCAAAACCAACTCCCTTTCTTTGTCCTTGAAAAGCTTTTCGAGATCTCCAACTTCAGAACTGAGCATTCTCTAACCTTGCTTGCGCTTGAGTTCTTCAACCATACATTGCCTAGGCCTAGCGAAGTCCTGAAGAGGGCAAGCAAGCTTAGGGGGGCCAAGCACTTGCTTGACTTGTTTCACCTAAGCTTTCTTCCCCCAATTCCACATGAACCGCCACGGAAGAAGTCAATATTCCAACGTACATCAGATGTACTATCCGAAGCTACCTTCAAGACATTGATTTGGTTCTGTATGTTATTCATTTCCTCAACTCCACATGATGATCATGACGCTGATCAAAATTACCGCCCATCCTCGGAGTCAATCCAATGTACCACACAACTAAGACCCTCCGGGATCAAGTTTAGGCCACTCAAAGCTGCCGAGAGCTTCTTAGATATTAATTTCCGAAATGGGGTACTCCAAATCCCACCTATAACCATCAATGACCTCACCATTGCTGTCTTTATCAATTGTATGGCCTTTGAACGGTGCCATCAGTACACATCTCAGCTCTTCACCACTTATATTGCCTTCATGAGCTGTCTCATCAATTCGACTAGGGACGTCACGCTCCTTTGTGCAGATGGGATAATCACTAGCTTCTCGCAGAATGATCAGAACGTAGCTGAGCTGTTCACAAAGTTAGGGGAGAAAGTTGTGTTCAACATAAGAAAATGCTACCTCTCCACTCAATTCAGAGATGTGGAAGCCTATTACAGCAGCCATTGGGCTACCTTTATGCGAACCTATTTTAGCAAGCCATGGTCCTTCATCTCTGTTTTCTCTGCCTTCATCCTTCTTGTCCTCACTGGGGCCCAAACTGCTATGGCTATCTTGAGCTACATCAACAGAAGatcatga
- the LOC18769156 gene encoding serine/threonine-protein kinase D6PKL1 → MGSFMGTSEIVEATDELTTGQFSHGIGRPNSGFSRGDRDRKPPVLKLGYKDSLEDDINKLFEAINLKASSKGSDNSKQAGTSPLNKNALKKPITVGVSRSPGIGTSEPATLKQALRELSITKASEMAAMKRLSKLTSPSRASEAGRIKTLYNAVVVEASTSGPSTSENKGNMVEISLVPEESISNTCENMPEHPQMAKMKSSSQSADSSPRFAIRKTENNSGSTTLQNESTSMLRTVGVQTIQAELGQKEKIESSSDHISELAENVPAKTMLPTKIKAQLGKKEKVKSTRGNTSVVQNVPAKPKLASKVSAAKPGRKVKLHAVPSSSILVNGNTTSKLSRNTLRSIKPASRNRIIIKKKIRQDSSSVACNSSNYNEVDADFDPSTSQLVCERCQCTLKGAGKQSNQGSLVPQFNSLTAEVNSSNVHTGPSKPGFSLDSSKTGNTGGADIMKAKKNPKSKEKGEFSQSSKSSQEYSSSTSLSDESNMSGSSCSNKPHMSKDVRWEAIRHVRLQHGVLGLRHFNLLKKLGCGDIGTVYLAELISTNCLFAIKVMDNEFLARRKKMPRAQTEREILRMLDHPFLPTLYTQFTSDNLSCLVMEYCPGGDLHVLRQKQSGRCFSEAATRFYVAEVLLALEYLHMLGVVYRDLKPENILVREDGHIMLTDFDLSLRCTVSPTLLKSPSCDADRVKLSGPCTQSSCAEPFCMEPSCDVPCFSPRFLPAAAKTKKSKNDSAAQVRSLPQLVAEPTDARSNSFVGTHEYLAPEIIKGEGHGAAVDWWTFGIFLYELLYGRTPFKGINNEETLANVVLQSLRFPEGPIVSFQARDLIRGLLVKEPENRLGSEKGAGEIKQHPFFEGLNWALIRCAIPPELPEFCDFEVPDMPAAQENTKYLEFKATGDHLEFELF, encoded by the exons ATGGGTTCATTTATGGGTACTTCTGAAATTGTTGAAGCAACAGACGAGCTGACTACAGGTCAATTTTCTCATGGAATAGGTAGACCAAATTCTGGATTTAGTAGGGGTGACAGAGATCGGAAGCCTCCTGTTCTAAAACTGGGATACAAGGATTCTCTAGAAGATGATATTAATAAGCTCTTCGAGGCAATCAATCTCAAAGCTTCATCCAAGGGTTCAGATAATTCGAAGCAAGCAGGCACTAGCCCTTTAAATAAGAATGCCTTGAAGAAGCCAATTACAGTGGGTGTGTCTCGCTCACCAGGGATTGGGACTTCAGAGCCAGCAACTCTGAAGCAGGCGTTAAGGGAACTCTCTATTACCAAGGCATCAGAAATGGCTGCTATGAAGCGGTTATCAAAATTGACAAGTCCTTCAAGGGCCTCTGAAGCTGGGAGGATCAAGACATTGTACAATGCAGTTGTAGTTGAAGCCAGTACATCTGGCCCGTCCACAAGTGAAAATAAGGGAAATATGGTTGAGATCTCTCTGGTGCCAGAAGAAAGCATTTCAAATACTTGTGAGAACATGCCTGAGCATCCTCAAATGGCGAAGATGAAGTCATCAAGCCAGAGTGCAGATTCTTCTCCTCGATTTGCCATcaggaaaacagaaaataattcCGGGAGCACAACATTGCAAAATGAAAGTACGTCCATGCTAAGGACAGTTGGGGTGCAAACAATACAGGCAGAACTGggacagaaagagaaaattgaatcttCAAGTGACCATATTTCAGAACTTGCTGAAAACGTTCCTGCGAAAACCATGTTACCGACAAAAATAAAGGCGCAGCTggggaagaaagagaaagttaAATCTACAAGAGGTAACACTTCAGTAGTTCAAAATGTTCCTGCCAAACCCAAGTTAGCAAGTAAGGTATCAGCTGCAAAACCAGGGCGGAAAGTCAAGTTGCATGCAGTACCTTCTTCATCTATTTTGGTCAATGGCAATACGACAAGCAAACTATCCAGAAATACTCTCCGCTCCATAAAACCAGCCAGCAGGAATAGGATTAtcataaagaagaagataaggcAGGATTCAAGTTCTGTGGCCTGCAATTCTAGTAATTATAATGAAGTTGATGCTGATTTTGATCCTAGCACAAGTCAGCTGGTCTGTGAGAGATGCCAATGTACATTGAAAGGTGCTGGCAAACAATCAAATCAAGGTTCTTTGGTGCCCCAGTTTAACAGTCTTACTGCAGAAGTAAACTCAAGTAATGTGCACACAGGTCCAAGTAAACCAGGCTTCAGCTTAGACAGCAGTAAGACTGGAAATACAGGGGGAGCTGACATCatgaaagcaaaaaagaacccaaaatcaaaagaaaaaggggagTTCTCCCAAAGCTCAAAAAGTAGCCAAGAGTATAGTAGTAGTACGAGTTTGAGTGATGAGAGCAATATGAGTGGGTCTAGTTGTAGCAATAAGCCTCACATGTCAAAGGATGTGAGGTGGGAGGCCATCCGTCACGTTCGGTTGCAGCATGGAGTCCTGGGCTTGAGACACTTCAATCTTTTGAAGAAGCTTGGTTGTGGAGACATAGGAACTGTATATCTTGCTGAACTAATTAGTACGAACTGCCTTTTTGCCATAAAGGTAATGGACAATGAGTTCTTGGCtagaaggaagaagatgccAAGGGCTCAGACTGAAAGAGAAATACTGAGGATGCTTGATCATCCTTTTCTCCCTACACTGTATACCCAATTCACATCAGATAATCTGTCATGTTTAGTTATGGAGTATTGTCCAGGTGGAGATCTTCATGTCCTTCGGCAGAAGCAGTCAGGAAGGTGTTTTTCTGAAGCAGCGACAAG GTTCTATGTTGCTGAAGTTCTCCTTGCTTTGGAGTACTTGCACATGCTTGGGGTAGTTTATCGGGATTTGAAACCAGAAAACATTCTTGTGCGGGAAGATGGTCACATTATGCTCACAGATTTTGACCTGTCTCTAAGGTGCACTGTCAGTCCAACTCTTTTGAAATCACCTTCATGCGATGCTGATCGTGTAAAACTGTCCGGTCCATGCACACAATCTAGCTGCGCTGAGCCCTTCTGCATGGAACCCTCCTGTGACGTCCCATGCTTCAGCCCTAGGTTTTTACCTGCTGctgcaaaaacaaagaagtcCAAAAATGACTCTGCAGCCCAAGTCAGATCATTGCCACAGCTTGTGGCAGAGCCTACTGATGCACGGTCCAATTCCTTTGTAGGGACCCATGAGTACTTGGCTCCTGAGATCATCAAAGGAGAGGGTCATGGAGCTGCAGTCGATTGGTGGACGTTTGGAATCTTTCTTTACGAGCTTCTATACGGCAGAACACCGTTTAAAGGCATCAACAATGAGGAAACATTAGCCAATGTGGTGTTGCAGAGCCTAAGGTTCCCAGAAGGTCCAATTGTTAGTTTCCAGGCTAGGGATCTCATCAGAGGGCTGTTGGTAAAGGAGCCAGAGAATCGGTTGGGATCAGAGAAAGGGGCTGGTGAGATTAAGCAACATCCTTTCTTTGAGGGCCTGAATTGGGCCCTAATACGCTGTGCCATCCCACCGGAACTGCCCGAGTTTTGTGATTTTGAAGTTCCAGACATGCCTGCTGCTCAGGAGAATACCAAGTATTTGGAGTTTAAAGCTACAGGAGACCACCTAGAGTTTGAGTTATTTTAG
- the LOC18769754 gene encoding monodehydroascorbate reductase, translated as MAAKNFKYVILGGGVSAGYAAREFAKQGLKPGELAVISKEAVAPYERPALSKAYLFPESPARLPGFHVCVGSGGERLLPEWYKENGIELILSTEIVKVDLAGKTLVSGNGESFKYQTLVVSTGSTVIRLTDFGVKGAEAKNIFYLREIDDADKLNEAIKSKKNGKAVIVGGGYIGLELGAALRINNLDVKMVYPEPWCMPRLFTSGIAAFYEGYYANKGIKIIKGTVAVGFTANSDGEVKEVHLKDGTVLEADIVVVGVGGRPLTTLFKGQVEEEKGGIKTDAFFKTSVPDVYAVGDVATFPLKLYNEIRRVEHVDHARKSAEQAVKAIKASEEGKTIEEYDYLPFFYSRSFDLSWQFYGDNVGETVLFGDNNPTSPKPKFGTYWIKDGKVVGAFLEGGSPEENQAIAKVAKVQPPVASLDQLAKEGLSFASKI; from the exons ATGGCCGCGAAGAACTTCAAGTACGTGATCCTCGGCGGTGGAGTCtcagct GGATATGCAGCTCGGGAGTTTGCCAAACAAGGGCTTAAGCCAGGCGAACTAGCAGTCATTTCCAAAGAGGCG GTAGCTCCATACGAACGTCCTGCACTCAGCAAGGCTTATCTCTTCCCCGAGT CTCCTGCTAGACTTCCTGGGTTTCATGTTTGTGTTGGAagtggaggagagagattGCTTCCCGAGTGGTACAAAGAGAATG gGATAGAATTGATTCTTAGCACTGAAATAGTTAAAGTCGATCTTGCTGGGAAGACTCTTGTCAGTGGAAATGGGGAATCCTTCAAGTATCAGACTCTGGTCGTTTCCACTGGATCAACT gTTATAAGATTGACAGATTTTGGTGTCAAAGGAGctgaggccaaaaacatcttCTATTTGAGAGAAATTGATGATGCTGATAAACTCAACGAAGCAATTAAATCCAAAAAGAATGGGAAAGCAGTGATTGTTGGAGGAGGGTACATTGGTCTCGAGCTTGGTGCAGCTTTAAGAATTAACAACTTAgatgttaaaatggtttacCCTGAACCATGGTGCA TGCCTCGCCTTTTCACTTCTGGTATTGCTGCTTTCTACGAGGGTTACTATGCAAACAAAGGGATTAAAATCATCAAGGGAACAGTTGCGGTTGGATTTACTGCTAATTCAGATGGAGAG GTCAAGGAAGTGCACTTAAAGGACGGTACTGTGCTTGAAGCTgacattgttgttgttggtgttGGGGGGAGACCCCTGACAACATTGTTCAAGGGGCAagttgaagaagagaaaggtgGCATTAAG ACGGATGCATTCTTCAAAACAAGTGTTCCTGATGTATATGCCGTGGGTGATGTGGCTACTTTTCCTTTGAAGTTGTACAATGAGATTAGAAGAGTTGAGCATGTTGACCATGCACGCAAATCTGCTGAGCAGGCTGTAAAG GCCATCAAGGCAAGCGAGGAGGGGAAGACAATTGAGGAGTATGACTACCTTCCCTTCTTCTATTCTCGTTCCTTTGATCTGTCATGGCAATTCTACGGTGACAATGTGGGTGAAACCGTGCTCTTCGGAGACAATAACCCTACCTCACCAAAACCCAAGTTTGGAACATACTGGATCAAAGACGGGAAAGTGGTCGGAGCATTTCTGGAGGGTGGCAGTCCTGAAGAAAACCAGGCTATTGCCAAAGTTGCCAAGGTCCAGCCTCCTGTTGCCAGTTTAGATCAGCTTGCGAAAGAAGGTCTTTCTTTTGCTAGTAAGATTTAA